Proteins from a single region of Pyrus communis chromosome 6, drPyrComm1.1, whole genome shotgun sequence:
- the LOC137737048 gene encoding serine/threonine-protein kinase STY13-like, producing the protein MLEGGAKFTGIVGLNNHDINYDNLSQGFYLKLHEGEGTNMSIDSMQTSNDGGSVAMSIDNSSVGSNTNDSHTRILNHQGLRRRANDNYSVQHSVNHRGRVTHALSNDQLAQALLDNHSLTEGLENYEEWTIDLRKLNMGEAFAQGAFGKLYRGTYNGEDVAIKLLESPVNDPEKAQVMEQQFQQEVKMLATLKHPNIVRFIGACRKPMVWCIVTEYAKGGSVRQFLAKRHSRSVPLKLAVKQALDVARGFAYVHGLGLIHRDLKSDNLLISSDKSIKIADFGVARIEVQTEGMTPETGTYRWMAPEMIQHRHYTQKVDVYSFGIVLWELITGMLPFQNMTAVQAAFAVVNKGVRPIIPNDCLPVLCEIMTRCWDANPDVRPPFTDVVRMLEHAETEIMTTVRKARFRCCITQPMTAD; encoded by the exons ATGTTGGAGGGCGGTGCCAAATTCACTGGAATTGTTGGTCTAAATAACCATGATATTAACTATGACAATTTGTCGCAAGGCTTCTACCTCAAACTCCATGAGGGTGAAGGTACCAACATGTCCATCGACAGTATGCAAACGAGCAACGATGGAGGCTCTGTAGCCATGTCTATAGACAACAGTAGTGTTGGTTCAAATACTAATGATTCACACACTCGCATCTTGAACCACCAAGGGCTGCGGCGACGTGCAAATGACAACTACTCTGTGCAACATAGTGTTAACCACCGAGGAAGAGTCACACATGCTCTGAGTAATGATCAGCTTGCCCAAGCTCTACTGGACAACCATTCCTTGACGGAGGGGCTTGAGAATTATGAGGAGTGGACAATTGACTTAAGAAAGCTAAACATGGGTGAAGCTTTTGCACAAGGTGCTTTTGGGAAGCTATATAGAGGTACCTACAATGGTGAAGATGTTGCCATCAAACTTTTGGAGAGTCCAGTAAATGACCCAGAAAAGGCTCAGGTGATGGAGCAGCAGTTTCAACAAGAAGTCAAGATGCTGGCTACATTAAAGCATCCAAACATAGTTCGTTTCATTGGTGCCTGCCGTAAACCAATGGTTTGGTGCATCGTAACTGAGTATGCTAAGGGGGGTTCAGTTCGGCAGTTCTTGGCGAAGCGGCATAGCCGATCAGTTCCATTGAAATTAGCTGTCAAACAAGCTTTGGATGTTGCGAGGGGGTTTGCATATGTTCATGGGCTTGGTCTGATTCACAGGGACTTGAAATCTGACAACCTGTTGATTTCTTCAGACAAATCTATAAAAATTGCTGATTTTGGAGTTGCCCGTATTGAGGTGCAGACAGAAGGAATGACTCCGGAGACTGGGACATACCGCTGGATGGCGCC GGAGATGATCCAGCACAGGCATTACACACAGAAAGTTGACGTTTATAGCTTTGGGATAGTTCTTTGGGAACTTATAACAGGGATGCTTCCATTCCAGAACATGACAGCGGTACAGGCAGCATTTGCGGTTGTCAATAAGGGTGTCCGCCCTATCATTCCGAATGACTGCTTACCTGTTCTTTGTGAGATCATGACAAGATGTTGGGATGCAAACCCTGATGTCCGGCCACCCTTCACTGATGTTGTGAGAATGCTCGAGCATGCAGAGACTGAGATCATGACGACTGTTCGGAAGGCTCGGTTCAGGTGTTGCATTACCCAACCAATGACAGCGGACTGA